GTCCAGCAATAAAGACACAATTTTTCTTCTGGAATTTCTATGCCTTTAACAAAGTTTTCTATGGTATTGTATTTAAGAGTATCTGCACCTATTTTTTTGGCAATTTCCTCAATTTTATATTTCTTGGCTATTAGTTCTTTATAAGAACGAGTGGAAATATCATACAAACATGGAGCAATTAAAGGAGGACATCCAACTCTTACATGTACTTCTTTTGCTCCAAATGCTTTTAATTCAAGGACTTTATTTCTTATTTGAGTTCCTCTTACTATTGAATCATCACAAAGAATAATTCTTTTACCTTTTACATTTGCTTCAATAACAGAAAGTTTTAATTCTGCTTCTTTCTCTCTTTCTTCCTGTGTAAGGGGTAAATAACTTCTACTTGCAAATCTATCAATCAAAAAAACTTCATCATAAGGAATTTTAGACCCTTTATGATAACCAAGAGCATAGCCAATTCCAGAAAATGGAATTGCTGAAACAATGTCTGCTTTCACATCATCATTTTTTGCAAGAAAATATCCGAGATTATTTCTTGCTTTTGCAACAGAAACACCCTCAATTATTGAATCCATGGAAGCAATATAACCCCATTCAAATGCACAGAAAGCAATTCTTTTTCCTTTTATAATTTTTTTTGTTTGAATACCATTTTCATTTATTAGAAGAATTTCTCCAGGTTTAACATTTCTTACAATTTGAGCTTTTAGAAAAGCAAATGGACGCGATTCCGAAGAAATTATATAATCTTCATTATTCTTGCCAAGGATTAAAGGTTTAAACCCGTAAGGGTCCCTTGCAGCATAAATTCCCTCTTTACAGAGAATTAAAATTGTATATGAACCCCTTACTTTTTGAGATAGTTTTTCAAGTCCCTCAACAAAATCATTACTTTGGACGATTATTTTTGCAATAAGTTCTATCTGTGTATGACTAAAAAATGAATGTCCTTTATTTTTCTCTTCTTTGAATAAATCATCAAAATTAATTATGTTTCCCGCAAAAGCAATAGAAAAAGTTCCCAATCTTGATTCAAGTAGAATTGGCTGTTTTTCTTTTAAACTCACATGCCCTATTCCGTAATTACCGGAAAGATTTTTTAATTCAGATTGTGTGAAGGAATGTCTAACAAAGCCCTCATGGGTTATTAAGTTAATTTTTTTGTTAAAAGTAGATATCCCGCAATATTTTTGTCCACGATGTTGTAACTTAAAAATACTATAAAAAATTTTTTCACTGCAATTTTT
The bacterium genome window above contains:
- a CDS encoding amidophosphoribosyltransferase, whose amino-acid sequence is MTEENCGVVGVYSNKNCSEKIFYSIFKLQHRGQKYCGISTFNKKINLITHEGFVRHSFTQSELKNLSGNYGIGHVSLKEKQPILLESRLGTFSIAFAGNIINFDDLFKEEKNKGHSFFSHTQIELIAKIIVQSNDFVEGLEKLSQKVRGSYTILILCKEGIYAARDPYGFKPLILGKNNEDYIISSESRPFAFLKAQIVRNVKPGEILLINENGIQTKKIIKGKRIAFCAFEWGYIASMDSIIEGVSVAKARNNLGYFLAKNDDVKADIVSAIPFSGIGYALGYHKGSKIPYDEVFLIDRFASRSYLPLTQEEREKEAELKLSVIEANVKGKRIILCDDSIVRGTQIRNKVLELKAFGAKEVHVRVGCPPLIAPCLYDISTRSYKELIAKKYKIEEIAKKIGADTLKYNTIENFVKGIEIPEEKLCLYCWTGKKII